The genomic window AACGGTTAGGGTTTTCGCCATAACGACCATCGGCTGGTCGACGTGACGGCTCAACATATGCAGCATTCCACGGCTCTGGACCGATTGCTCGCAAGAAAGTATATGGGCTCATTGTGCCCGCCCCTTTTTCTGTATCGTATGCTTGCATCAGCATACAACCGTTTGAAGACCAAAATTTTTGTAATGTCAAAATCATTTCTTGAACTGTTTGCTTCTTACTCATAAAATTACCCCTTTCATCTTAACCAAGAATCAAAAATAGTAACAAAAAAAGTCCCTATGTTTGCATAAACAAACATAGGGACGAAAATGTTCGCGGTTCCACCCTACTTCCGAGTCACTCGGCAGCTTCGTTGATCGTACTCACAAGTGCCTCTTCAAAAATCGTTTGCATCCGGCTCACACTCTCCCGAACTCGCTTGTGCCACATGATTTCCTACTGATCTTGATCATCGTACGTATTTGATATTGAATGTACTTCATCAGTTACACTCATCTATTGAAAAAATAATCGTTACTATCTAGGCTTTATAATAGACGGTAACTAGCTACTTTGTCAAATATTTTTGAAAAAAAGTGCTTTGTTTCAATTTACCGATCATTCTTCGGTGGGCTTCTCCTGATTTCGATCATTCGCTGGTTTCATGATATGCTCCCAACTTTTCATTTGATCGATAAATTTTTTACTTTTTAAATGAATCCCGACGTATTCTTCATATAGCAGATCGATCAATTGACGAATTTTTTGCTTCGTTTCTTCTTTGACATTGATCCCACTGATACGATCATACGAAATCGCCGAAAACATCCGTACAAAGTAGACTGCACGAGGGTCGGCATGATAGCGATGATGATCTAACTCCCAGTGGTTTTCACATAAGACACCGCCATATTTTGATGAGTAATCAAATTTTCCTTGAGTCTGCCCACATACCGCACAATGCGTCCAAACTGGCGAGATCCCAAAGCGTTGCAACAATTGGATCTCAAAGATGTTGGTAATGATCTCGGGATCATCTCCTTGATCCATACGTTGTAGTGCTTGATGGGTAAATTGAAACAGATTGGGATCATATTGTCGATCCTCGATTGCCGCATCGATTAGGTTCAACAAGTACGTCCCATAACCGCTAAGAAAGATATCTTCTTGGATCTTACGAAACGAATGGACATCTTTCACGCTGTTAACAAAGGACAATCCTTCATTATGAAAATGACCGATATAGACTGCTTCCGTAAAAGGGAGCAAAGCCGGCGCGATCGGCTGATTTTGACGATGGATTCCCTTGACGTAAAACATCATTTTACCTGCCGATTCTGTAAATATCTTAACTAATTTATCTTTTTCCTTGTAGTTCCGGCTTGAAAGGATGATCCCTTTTGATTCTGCAAGCTGACTCATCGTCACGCCTCCTCTGATTTAAACATCGACTGCTTTTTTAATAAGCAAGAAAGTAGGAAAAAGTCATGCGAGCATCTAAGACAAAATTACTAGGCTCTTTTTGTCTTAATTGCTTCCATGACTTATTGATCCTTTACGCTACAACTAGATAAACGGTGTTCGAAAGCTAACTCCTACGATATTAAGCCAAAATTTGAAAAAATATGAGAAGCTATTTTCTCAAATTATTTCTTAATACTCGGAGTTGACCAGCTTTCTCACAATCTTGTTTAGTACTCGTCTTGACGATACCCAAAATCTTGTAAATAAACTCGCTTGTCTCGCCAATCTTTTTGGACTTTGACCCAAAGCTCTAAAAAGACTTTATCCCCCAACAGGTTCTCAATATCTCTTCGTGCTTTTGTGCCGATATCCTTCAGCATCTTACCGCCTTTGCCGATAATGATCCCTTTTTGACTATCGCGCTCCACGATGATCGTCGCTTGGATATGGATTTTATTGTTCTCATTGCGTTTCATTGTGTCGATCACTACTGCAACTGAATGCGGGACTTCATCTCGTGTTAAGAATAAAACTTTTTCTCGGATCAATTCAGAAACGATAAAGTACTCGGGATGGTCTGTCACTTGATCGTCAGGGAAATATTGTGGCCCTTCAGGCATTTCATCCACTAAAACATCCATCAAACGCTCCACATTGTTTCCTTCTGTAGCAGAAATCGGCACCACTTGTGCAAAGTCCATTTGTGTCGAATAATCTTCAATGATCCCTAATAGCTCATCAGGATGAACCTTATCGATCTTATTGATGACCAAATATACCGGTGATTGAACATTTTTCAATCGTTCGATGATAAAATCGTCACCTTTTCCTCTTTTTTGATCGGCGCTGATCATAAATAATACCGCATCGACTTCACGTAATGCACTATAGGCTGTTTCTACCATGAAATCACCTAAGCGATGTTTTGGCTTATGGATCCCAGGTGTATCAATGAAGATCAATTGCGCTTCAGGAGTCGTATATACTCCTTGAATCTTATTTCTCGTCGTTTGCGCTTTATCACTCATGATCGCGATTTTTTGACCAACGATCCGATTAAGCAATGTGGACTTACCAACATTTGGTCGCCCAACGATTGCGACAAATCCAGATTTATGTTCTGACATAGTTACTCTCCTTTTAATTAAAAAACAGTTGATAGATTTTTGGACCAAATAAAATGATCCCGACGATCACAGCAAAACAAGCTGTCAATAGCACCGCACCAGCTGCCATATCTTTGATTTTTTTTCCAATTGGATGAAAATGGAAGTCTGTGAACATATCGACTACATTTTCAAACACAGTATTCATGATCTCAACGATCCATACGAGAAAGACTGAAAGGAGCAACCAGAGCCACTCCATTCGATCCAATTGAAAGACGACGCCCATTAGCAATGCAATGATGCCAAAAGCAACGTGTTTCTTCATATTTCGTTCTTCATCGAAAACTGTTTTAACGCCTTGTAAAGCAAACTCCACTGACATCCAAAAATGTTTGTTTTTATCTGCCTTTTGTTCTTCTTTTCTACCTTTTAAGTCCATAAGCATCTAAAATCTCTTTCTGTAGTCCAAACATTTCCGCTTCATCTTCAGGTGTCATGTGATCATAGCCATTGATGTGTAAAAAGCCATGCACGGCTAAGAATCCTAATTCACGATCATAGGAATGACCGTACTCTTCTGCTTGTTCTTTTGCTCGATCGATCGAGATCATGATATCACCTAACACACGAGGCATTGGCTCATCGTCCTCTTCAAAAATCACCGGGATCTCATCTTCAACCTCATCTTCTAATGCAAAACTGATCACATCAGTTGGTGCATCTTTGCCACGGTACGTACGATTGATTTCCTGAATAGACGGATTATCCATGAACGTGACCGACATTTCTGTTTCATCTGATAAAGAAAGTTTTTTTGCGGCAAATTGAAGAAGTTCTTCGATTTCTTTGATTTTCGTTTCAGATACAGTATTTGTTTCATCGATAAATGTAATATCCATTAGGCATCGCTTCCTTCTTGCTATTCTTTTTCTTGTTTCATTTTTTCTGCTTCAGATTTCATCTTAGGGTATTTGATCCTTGAATGGAAGGTACTGCTCAAGCCGCTAACAAGGGATTTTTCCACTTTGCGGATTTCTTTGAGTGTCAATCCACTGTCATCTAGCTGTCCATCAGAAATTCGTTCTTCAATCAAATTATGCACAAAAGCCTGGATTTTTTCGCTCGTCGGATGATCCATTGCTCGCACAGCGGCTTCGCAACTATCCGCAATATTGACGATCCCAGCTTCGCGGGTTTGTGGTCTTGGTCCAGGATAACGGAATTGTTCTTCCGTTACTTCCGGGTTACGTTCTTTTGCTTTGATGTAGAAATAACGCATCAAGGTCGTCCCATGATGTTGCTTGCAAATATCGATCACCATTTGTGGCATATCGTATTCTTCTAAAATTTTAGCGCCATCTGTCACATGCCCAAAAATAATCTGTTTACTATCTTCAGGAAGTAAAAAATTATGCGGATTTTCTGCGCCAGAAGGCAGGTTTTCGACGAAAAAGCTCGCATGTTTGATTTTGCCGATATCGTGGTAGTAACAAGCTACTCGGGTCAATAGTGACCGCCCGCCGATCTCAGCGACTGCATTCGCACTTAGATTTGCAACCATCATACTATGGTGGTAAGTGCCGGGTGCTTCTTCTAGTAATTGCTTCAACAAAGGATGATTTGGATTACTCAATTCATTCAAAACGATCACACTGTCGTCATTTACCAATAATTCGATATATGGATGTAATCCGATCGTCAAGAGATAAGATAGGAATGCACCCATGAAACCACACACTAACGTCAACCAAGTCGTACCATCACTAAAACTCATTCCTTGATAAACCACTAGAACGACATCCATCAATAATGGAAAGACAACGACCCACATGATTGCTGGAAACCATTGTTCTGAAATCCGTTGACGCTTCAAGATCGCTGCTAAAAAGCCAGCAAAAAGATACGAGATCAAAATAACGGTCAAGAAATTCGTACCAATCGAATTATAAAAAATGAACAGCGCTGAAACTGCTTGGAATAACGCAGCCATGATACCTGCTCTTCGATTTAGGAAAAAGTTCAACACAAGCGGTACGAACGCCGCTGGATAAAGCAGCGGAATATAAGTTGCTTGTTCTGTTTGAAAGACTTGGAAAAATTTCATCAATAAAATACTGATGGACATGGCTGTCACATAAAAAAGAATATATTCTGTTCGTTTGAATAGATCTTTATATTGGAGTGAGTTGTAGAATAACACGCCAATTTGTAACAATACCGCTAAAATCATTGCGACAAGTGGAAAAATTGAGGTAGATTGACTCGTCAACCCTAGCAATTCTAACTTTTTCATCGCGGTTGCATCGATCTGGTTTCCTTCACGAACAATGATCTCCCCTTGGAAAATCATGACAGGTTGAATCGAATCTCGTGCCTCTTGCTTCAATTCTTCTGTCCGCTTCTCGTTTAGAATGTCATTGACAACGATTCCCTGATCCACTAAGTAACGGATCATTTCTTGTTGTTCAGCCGAAACATTCAAATATTGGATCTTCTCGTCTGCTTCTTGTTTGAAATTGTCCAGATCACTTTCTCGAACTTGCTTACTCATTTGTTCGTCGATCAATTTCAAGCTTTCATCACGAATCGTCGTGATCTCACTATCGGACATATCCATGATCGTTGAGTAAAAACTATTTGGTAATTTCTGATAGAATGCGACATCATCAGCATTTGAATTTTCAAATATTCGTTTCAAAGCTGCTATCCGTTCTTCTACGGTTGGTTTTGGTACATTTTCATCTTCTTTTGCCTTACTGACTTTCTCTTCGTATTGCTTGTCGATCGTGTCATTGGCACGCCTGATCAATACAAATAGTTGATTGATACGACGATCTTGTTCAGAAGCTAGATCACTTTGATAAGTGTATTCAGGTGTGACCGCTTCAGCAGCTAACTTCCTTTTTTGCTCTGTTTCTTCCGTGTTCTCAATCGTTTTATTGGCACGGATACTTTCTTCTGCTACTTGTCCTTCTCTAAAATCATTGGGCTTTTGTTTTACACTGCTAAACATTATCCCACACATCAAAATGAAGAAAAGCAATAAGAGAAATGGAGCAGCAGCTTTACCTAGTTTCGCTTGAAGGTGCTGCAATATTTTGTTCAACATGTGGTAATCCTCCTAAAAAAGCTATTCCTGATGAAGATCCGCTTTTTCATAAGCTTTGATGATTTCTGCCACGACAGGGTGACGGACGACATCGCTAGCTTCAAAATTCACAAAATCGATTTTTTTGATTTGTTTGAGTGTTCGTTCAGCATGGATCAATCCACTCATTGTCCCTTTTGGCAAATCGATCTGGCTCGTATCCCCATTGACGATCATTTTTGACTGATAACCAAGACGAGTCAAAAACATTTTCATTTGGGCAACCGTCGTATTTTGGGCCTCATCTAAAATGACAAAAGCATCATCTAAGGTTCTTCCACGCATATAGGCAATTGGGGCGATTTCAATGATTCCTCGCTCCATCAAACGATTCGTATGATCCAATCCAAAAATTTGATACAAAGCATCATACACAGGACGTAAGTATGGATCGACTTTCTCTTTTAGATCTCCTGGTAAGAAACCAAGATTCTCTCCTGCTTCAACGGCTGGACGAGTCAAAATGATTTTTTGGACTTCGCCTTTTTTCAACGCAGCAATGGCTAGTACGACAGCCAGAAATGTTTTTCCGGTGCCGGCTGGTCCTACACCAAAGACAACATCATGTTTTGCTACAGAATCGACGTATTTTTTTTGTCCGCTGTTTTTGACACGGATCGGTTTGCCATTCCGGTCTTTGACGATTTCTTGTTCATACATCTCAACAAAATAATCCAGCGTCCCTTTTTGCGCCATTTTTAATGCTGTGACTACATCAGGCATACTGACATGGATTCCTCGTTTGATCAATTCTTGTAATGTTCGAATCACGGAAGCGGCCAAAGAAATATCGGTTTCGTCGCCGATGATCTGGATGACTTCCCCTCTTGCATGGATCGTCGTTTCAGTTGTTTCTTCGATCAGTTTGATATGTTTATCATGTGATCCTAAAAGCATACTGACATCATCAGCAGCTGTTAATCTAATATCCAAAGAACTAGACTCTTCTGTCAAAAATAGACATCTCCTTTATTTCAAATCGTTCCTCCCTATTCTACCATAATCACGAAAAACTATATAGCGAATAAAATGCGACGTTTTTACAAAAAGATGTTACAAATAAGAATCAACGATTGATCAAGCGGTCTAGACATTAAAATCAGTACTTTATTACTCCAAAAATTTTATATGATGAGTAAAAAAACTGTTTTATTGAGAATTTCTCATAGAAACACAAAAAAACTACGGACATTTTCATGTCCGTAGTTTCATTTGCTAAGATTAAGACTGCAATAGTTCTTTTACGATAGCATTGACTTGGTTTCCATCTGCTTTTCCTTTGACTTTAGGCATGATAACTCCCATGACTTTACCAAATTCTTTTACAGATGAAGCACCTGTTTGCGTGATCGCTTCTTGAACAAGTTGTCGAATTTCTTCTTCAGAAAGTTGTTCTGGCATATACTTTTCGACTATCACAATTTCACTTTTCACTTTTTCAGCTAAATCGTCACGTCCAGCTTCCTCGAATTCATGCAAAGAATCACGGCGTTGTTTCATTTCGCGAGACAACACTGTTAGTTCTTCTTCTTCTGTCAAGTCGTGACCTTCTTTAATCTGCTCGTTTTGTATAGATGACTTGATCATACGAATCACCTGTAAAGATTCTTTATCTTTAGCTTTCATCGCTGTCTTCATGTCATCGTTCAATCTACTTAGTAGTGACACACTACCAACTCCAATTCATCAAAGAACTAGAATTTTTTGCGTTTTCTAGCTGCTTCAGATTTTTTCTTACGCTTTACACTTGGTTTTTCGTAGAATTCACGTTTACGAGATTCTTGTAAAGTACCCGCTTTTGACACGGAACGTTTGAAGCGACGAAGAGCATCGTCAAGTGATTCGTTTTTGCGAACGACTGTTTTTGACATATTAATTCCCTCCCTCCGAGCTTAAAAAGTAACCGTAATTGTTATTGAAATGTTAATCTCAAGAAACAAGACTGTTCTATAAACATTATAGCTAATGCAGTTTTGACCGTCAAGAGAATCTTATGATTTTTTTAAATATTCAATTGTTATTTTATTGAAAATTATCATTGACAGCTCTCACAGCGACCAAATATTTCAAAACGATGCCCTTCAATGGTACATCCACTTAATTGCTCTTCGAAGTAATTCATTGGGCACATATGGATTTCTTTTGTCACACCACAAACGGTACAAATAAAGTGATGATGGTGTCCGATCTCGCCTTGGCAACAATGGAAACGGAATTTCATCTCTCCATTTAAATCGGTTTCTTCCAAAAGGTCCAACTCTGAAAAATCGTGCAAATTACGATAGATCGTGTCATAGCTGACCCCTTTAAATTCCTGACTCATATAATCAAAGACTTCCTTTGCAGAGACATACCGATTGCGTTTTATCAAATAAGCGAGCAATGCTTCCCGCTTTTTAGTGTATTTAAATCCGTTATTTTTCAATGTTTCTAAAGATTGTTCGATCAATGTTTGTTTATTCATGATTATCCCCCAAATCAAAATGATTACGAAGTATGGATACTTGAGTATGGTATAATAAACCTAAAAAAAAAGCAAGTGAGGTTTTTTATTTATGACTGCCGAATCAAACGAAGTCGTTACCTTCTTTGTCATTTCAGACTCCGCAGGTGAAACAGCGACAAAATTAGCCCAAGCCACGATGGCGCAATACCCGTCGATCGAATTTAGTTTATTTCGACGAACTTTTGTGACAGACCCGGATACGTTACAGCGTGCGCTAACGGATGCCTTGGCAGAAAAAGCGTTAGTGCTTCATACTTTGATCAATCAAGAATTAGTCGACCTGACTAATGAGTTTTGTCAAAAAAACAAGTTATACAGCTTTGATGTATTGACACCTCCGATTGCCGAGATCGAGCGCTTGACTGGCATCAAACCGACACGTCAACCGGGGGCACTTCATCTCTTGAATGAAAATTATTTCAAGCGCATCAAAGCGATGGAATTTGCAGTGAAATACGATGATGGCAAAGATCCTCGTGGTTTTTTAGAAGCCGATGTCGTCTTACTTGGTGTATCTAGAACTTCTAAAACACCATTAAGTTTGTTTTTAGCCAATAAGAATCTAAAAGTTGCGAATCTACCGCTGATTCCACAAGCACATATCCCTAAACAGTTGTGGGAAATCGATCCAAAAAAAATTGTTGGTTTAACAAATAATCCTGATATTTTAAATAACATTCGTAAAGAACGGATGCGTTCGTATGGTCTTAACCCGGATACTGCTTACTCAGATATCGAAAAAATTCGTGCAGAGCTTGAATTTGCCAATGAACTTTATGAGAAATTAGGTTGTGTGGTCATCAATGTCGCATCTCTTTCTATTGAAGAAACAGCTTCATTGATATTAAACGAGTTGGAATTGGAAGACCATAGCTATTACGGCACGGAAACATCTGAAGAAAAATAGTTCAACTCTCTTTAGATGATAAAAACAGGATTTGAATCCGCTGATGCGTGGATCAAATCCTGTTTTTCGTTTATCAAGTTAATTTTTTTGATGCGCTACATGCTTGATCGTTTGCTCTAAAATATCCAAAACGTGGAAGTCATCTAGACTATAAAGGATCGTTTTCCCTTCACGTCGGGATTTCACCACATGATTTTCACGCAGTAAACGTAACTGATGGGACACAGCCGATTGTTCCATTTGAACTGCTTGACTGATCGACGTAACATTCTTTTCTCCATCTTTTAGATAAAGTAAAATATTCAAACGTGTCGGATCACTTAATACTTTGAATAGTTGACTCACTTTATCTACTTGTATGTGTTGATTGATTGCCAACAGCTTCACCTCCGTCAAAAAGACTGACTACTAAAGTGTACCACTTTTTTCGTCAGTCTCAACTATTTATTCTTCTGTCATTGATTTGATGCTGGCTTCAAACGCAGAGATTTTTTCTTGGGCTGCTTCATTTGAATCACCTTTGACACCAATATAAAATTTGATTTTTGGTTCAGTTCCAGAAGGACGGATCGCAATCCAACCATCTTCCTCCAATGTGTATTTCAAGACATCTGAAGGTGGTGTTGTTAGTTTTTCCGTCTGTCCATTTGCATCTGTTCTTGTTTGTGCTTTGAAATCTTCTGTTTGTAAGACTTTTGCTCCGGCAAATTCAGTTGGTGCATCGTTTCTGAATTTCTCCATCAATTGGGCGATTTTCGCTGAACCTTCTTGACCACTCATCGTAACTGAGATTGTTTTTTCTGCATAGTAGCCATAAGTTTCAAAAATCGATTGTAAGCCGTCATAAAGCGTCTTATCTTGTTTTTTATAAAATGCTGCAACTTCGGCTAATAATAATAGCGCTTGAATCGCATCTTTGTCGCGAACGAATGGTTTGACCAAATAGCCGTAGCTTTCTTCAAAACCAAACATAAATGTATGGGAGTCTGTCTCTTCAAATTGTTGAATTTTTTCAGCAATAAATTTGAAGCCAGTCAAGACGTTCATCATTTCTGCCCCGTAATGTTTGGCGATCGCTGTTGGCAATTCACTTGAAACGATCGATTTCAAGACTGCTGCATTTTCTGGTAACGTTCCTTTTTCTAGATGTGCTTCCAAAATATATTGAACGAGTAATGCACCGATTTGATTTCCTGTCAGCACTTTATACGAACCATCTGGCAAGCGCACAGCTGCACCTAGTCGATCGGCATCCGGATCAGTAGCGATCAGTAGGTCTGCGCCTTCTTTTTCGCCTAGACGGATCGCATATTCAAAAGCAGAGTGTTCTTCTGGATTTGGTGATTTGACGGTAGTGAAGTCTGGGTCAGCGACCGCTTGTTCAGGAACCAAGACGAATTGTTCAAAGCCTGCTTGAGTCAACGCACGCTCGCCTAACATTTTGCCTGTACCATGTAACGGTGTGAAGACTAGCTTCAACTCTTTCCCTAATGTTTCTACTAATTCATGATTGATCGTCACTGCTTTGATTTCTTCCAAGTATGCTTGATCGATTTCTTCGCCGATGATCGTGATCAAATCACTATTTTTTGCTTGTTCTTCCGCTAAAACTTCCACTTTCAATGGATTACTTACGTTGCGGACATATTTTGTCAATGCGTCTGCATCAGCAGGTGGCATTTGTCCACCGTCTTCGCCATAGACTTTATAACCGTTATATGCCGCAGGATTATGAGAAGCTGTCACCATGATCCCTGCAAACGCGTTAAGATGACGAACCGCAAAAGAAAGCTCTGGTGTTGGACGTAAGCTTTCAAACACAAAAGATGGAATCCCATGTTGTGCTAAAGTTTTCGCCGCTTCCATCGCAAATTCTGGCGATTGATGGCGTGAATCATAAGCAATTGCCACACCACGTTTTTTGGTTTCTGTTCCTTGTTCATCCATAAATTGCGCAAGTCCTTCTGTGGCTTGACGTACTGTATAGATGTTCATTCGATTGATACCAGGACCTAAGATCCCGCGCATTCCTGCTGTTCCAAATTCCAAAGGTGCGTAGAACGCATCTTCTAATTTTTCAGGATTTTCACTTAATTCTTTTAATTGTTTTTTTAAATTTTCTTCTAATGATTCTTCAGTTGCCCATTGCTCGTAAACTTGTTTCCAAGACATGAAGCTGACACCTCTTTCTAAAAATATGTTCCTTTCTAAGTATAGCATTCTCTTTTTAGATAGCAAAGCATAAGAAAAGGTTGTGAAAGAAGCGCTTTGCCCGGAACACATTTTTATCTGGGTGATGAAAAAGCTAATAAAAAAAGCCCTACCAGCCGAGAATAGTGGCTCTATAATAAAGTGGACTGATGAATCAATTCTGATTCGTCAGTCCACTTTTTCTTTTTGGGTATTAAAAAACATATCGTTCTCTAGTATGATTAAATCACCACAAAATAAACAACTGAGAGGACGATATGCTCTATGGAAAATTCTATCAAAAAAATGCTCCGATTAACAGATAAATATTTAACCATCCAAGATGTTTCTTACGAAACGTTCCATCAAACCAATACTTTAGTTATTGACGCAGTGTTAGCTCCTCCTACTTCTGCTTGTTTGACTTGTGGCTCTGCCGTGAGAGATTCGAAGGGGAAAACGGTCATTGTCAAAAATGGCAAGAAAATGACCTGCATTCGTTTCGATCAATTCAACCATTTACCGCTAATCATGCGGCTGAAGAAACAACGTTATCACTGTAGAAACTGCCATACCCATTGGACAGCCCAAAGCTATTTTGTTCGGCCAAATCATTCGATTGCCGAGCATGTAAAAATGAAAATCATTGCTTTACTCACCGAAAAGGTCTCCTTATCTTTTATCGCAAAGCATTGCCAGGTGTCTATTCCAACGGTGACGCGTATTTTGAAGTCGTTAAAAACCTATTTACCAAAACAAGCCAAGCGCCACCTGCCCAAAGTATTGATGGTCGATGAATTTCGTTCCCATGTATCCTCAGAAGATAAGATGAGTTTTATTTGTGCCGATGGGGAAACCGGGCAATTAGTTGATATCTTACCCACTCGAAAATTGTCTCGGTTGACCACTTATTTCCAGACATGTGTGAATCCATCTGACGTCGACTATTTAGTTACTGATATGAATGCGGCGTATTTTCAACTAACAAAAAAAGTATTTCCTCATGCCAAACTGGTCATTGATCGTTTTCATGTGGTCAAACACATGAATCAAGCGTTCCAAGATTTTCGTGTCCGTGAAATGAAACGCCTGATTGCTTCGGGCAATCGGACAATGCCAAGGAAATTAAAAAGCCATTGGCGCTTACTCACCAAAAATCGGAAGAATATCAACCACACAGAATATAAAACTTGGCGTAGCTTTCGTGCCCCAAAGTATCCTTACCTGACAGAAGCCATGGTGCTTGACCGTTTATTAAGTGCTTCAACTGCCTTGAAAGTCGCCTATCAAGCGTTCCATGAACTAGCGGATGCCTTTCGTGACAAAGACCACGAGTCATTTTTCACTCTCTTGCATCAGTTACCAGAAACATTAGATAAAGAATTTCGGCTAAAACTACAAAATCTTCTGAGCTATGAAGAAGGGATTCGTCATTCTTTGATTTATCCTTACTCTAATGGGAAAATTGAAGCAAAAAACACCCACATCAAAACACTCAAACGAGTGTCTTATGGCTTTAAATCATTTGAGAACATGCGCATCCGAATCTTTTTGACGAATCAAGTCATTCACGTCAAATAACGAAGAAAATCCGGAGAAGAAGTGTTCACTTCTTCTTCCGGATTTCACTTGATTGCACTCATCAGTCCTTATTGACAAAGAGCCAGAATAGTTTCCTATCTCGGTCATGGTATGGCTTATCTGCAAAGGTGTTACTTTGGGAACACCTTTTATTCCGTTTTAAAGTTAGAAACAAAAATGAATTTTATTTTTGTTCCAGACACCTTATTACGCTTTTGTTTCTTCTAAAGATTCCAAGTATTTATAAACTTGTTGTCCCGCAATCCCACCATCACCAACTGCTGTGGTGATTTGGCGTAAGTCTTTTTCTCTTACATCGCCAATAGCAAAGACACCAGGCATATTCGTGCGCATGTCTTGATCAGTTGGTATCCAGCCTGCATCATTTGTTAGTCCCGCTTTACGGAAAGGTTCTGTCAATGGATCTAACCCAACATAAATGAACACGCCATCTGCTGCTAACTCGATTGGTTCACCAGTTTTTGCATTGTGGCCTTTGACACCAGTCACGACCATCTCATTACCGATGATTTCATCAGTGATCGTATCCCAAACAAAAGAGATTTTTTCATTGGCAAATGCACGATCTTGAATGATCTTTTGCGCTCTTAATTCGTCACGACGATGAACAACGATGACTTCTGAAGCAAATTGTGTCAAATATACCGCTTCTTCTACAGCAGAATCGCCACCACCGATCACAACTAATCGTTTGTTACGGAAAAAAGCTCCGTCACAAACTGCACAGTAAGATACACCACGTCCAGCATATTCTTCTTCGCCTGGTACACCTAGTTTACGATGGATACAACCAGTTGCGATGATCACTGTTTTTGCTTCATAGCTTTTGTCTTCACAAATGACTTCTTTGTAATTGCCATGATCTTTGATATCTTGGACGATACCATAGATGTTTTCGGTACCGAATCGTGAAACACCTTCATACATT from Enterococcus sp. DIV1094 includes these protein-coding regions:
- the trxB gene encoding thioredoxin-disulfide reductase, whose protein sequence is MYDVIVIGAGPAGMTAALYASRSNLSVAMIEQGAPGGQMNNTAEVENYPGFDSIMGPDLAYKMYEGVSRFGTENIYGIVQDIKDHGNYKEVICEDKSYEAKTVIIATGCIHRKLGVPGEEEYAGRGVSYCAVCDGAFFRNKRLVVIGGGDSAVEEAVYLTQFASEVIVVHRRDELRAQKIIQDRAFANEKISFVWDTITDEIIGNEMVVTGVKGHNAKTGEPIELAADGVFIYVGLDPLTEPFRKAGLTNDAGWIPTDQDMRTNMPGVFAIGDVREKDLRQITTAVGDGGIAGQQVYKYLESLEETKA